Below is a window of Janthinobacterium lividum DNA.
AGACATTTCTGATCACTGGCGTACGAACAGCCTTCGAAAGGTCATGATTTCAACATAATAAATAGATAATGGAGACGTAGAATGAGCCGCACAATGATGACCCTTTTGACCTTTGGTGCCACAGTATTCAGCAGTGGATGCGCCGTGCAAGCGGATCTGTCTTCAGCAAATTACCAGCAAGCGTTCCGTCCGCAGCTATCCTATTCTCCTGCGCGCAACTGGATGAACGATCCCAATGGCCTGGTCTACTACGAAGGCGAATATCATCTTTTTATCAGTACAATCCGAACGGCAGTACTTGGGGCGATATGTCCTGGGGACACGCGGTCAGTCGCGATCTGATTCACTGGCAAGAATTGCCGCTGGCGCTGACGGTGGAGAAAGACGCGCAAGGATCGGTGACGCAAATGTTTTTTTCCGGAAGTGTCGTGGTTGATCAGGCCAATACCAGCGGCCTGGGGCAACCAGGGCGGCCAGCCATGATTGCACTGTACACCAGCGTCTATCCGCAGGCGCAGGAATTTGCCAATGGCAAATCAGTGCGCCCTGGCACGCAAGCGCAATCGTTGGCCTATAGCCTGGATCGTGGCCGCAGCTGGATTCAATACTCTGGCAATCCAGTGATCGCATTGCCACCTGCTCCGTATGCTGACGAATATCGAGAATTTCGCGATCCAAAAGTATTCTGGTACGCACCCCAGAAAAAGTGGGTAATGGTGCTCGTTTTGCCGAACCAGCATAAAGCCTTGTTTTATACATCGCGTGATTTGCTGCACTGGGATTGGATGAGCGAATTCGGTCCGGAGAATGCCGTAGGCGGCGCGTGGGAATGCCCTGATCTCATTGAGCTGCCAGTTGACGGCGATGTCTCCCGCAGTAAATGGGTGCTTGTGATGAGCCTCAATCCTGGTGGGCCGGCGGGCGGCTCCGGAACACAGTATTTCGTCGGGACGTTTGACGGCACGACCTTCGCTTCGGATTCTCAGTCGCAGCACTCCAGCAACAACATGTCCCGCGAACCATCGGTCACGACGGTCCGGCCGAGCGACCAGGTCCAATGGCTCGACTATGGGGCCGATTATTATGCCGCAGTCAGCTGGAACGGACTACCGGACGATCGAAGGATCATGATAGGCTGGATGAACAATTGGCTATACGGGCAGCAGGTGCCGACTGCGCCTTGGCGCAGCGCTCAATCGGTACCACGCGAAGTGTCATTGCGTACCGTAGACGGCCGGGTACGACTTGTTCAGCAACCGGTTGCTGAATTGCAGCGTTTGCGTACGGACTTGCTCTACAAGGCAACGACGCTGAGCGTGCCAGCAGATGCGCAGTCCATGGAGCCGCAAATTCACAAAGGAGGGGCACTGGAGCTGGAAATGCAGTTGAAGCCCGGCAAGGCACGGCTTGCCGGCGTGCGATTGCATAATGGTGCTCAAGGTCAGAGAATCGACGTGGGATATGACCGCGAGCAAGGCGTGCTGTATCTGGACCGCAGCCACGCTGGCGATACTACATCGCTGACCGGATTTTCCAAACGGCAGGTCGCTCCGATGGCGCTGCGCGATGGTCAACTACGTTTGCGCATCCTATTCGATACTGCGTCAGTAACAGTCTTTGCAGGAGAGGGGGAGGCTGTGCTGAGCAGCCAGATATTCCCTGATCCTGCGACGCCAAGATTATCGCTATTTTCCCTGGGAGCTAGCGCCGAGGTGAAGGATATTAAGCTGTGGGCATTGTCTTCGATTTGGGGCGTGCCTAAGTAGTAGCATTGTGGAATGGGGGCGGCTCCAGCCCTGGTCGGCGGTAAATGCCGCCATGACTAGAACTGGAGCAAACACTTTAGAAGGGCGAATCGTTAAAAAAGTTGGGCTCTTCAATTACTGTATCGAAGTGTTAATTTGCACACGAAATTGATTCACGGATAAGACACAATCCTGCTCATCATATTGAGCGGGGAATTGGAGTGGTCGACATTGCATTTCTAGCTGCGTAGTACATCGCTGTTGCTCACACCGCTTTTGACCGGCAGCGTTTGGTCCATCCGATTCAGGTGGTGTCCCACCTGTGTAAGGCCGGCTATGTCACATGGAGTCCATCGCCATCATGAAGCGTGTGGTGCTTGATGCCAGCCTAAGCGGCAGGGCCTTCTGATAAGTCTCTGATGCCACAAACGCCTCGTAATCTTCTCTCGATTTAAACTTGAACAACATCAGATGGTCGGCGGGCTGTGTGCCTTCGTAGATTTTTGGGTTGCCATCTACCGAGAGGCCCTCAAGCTCGAAGCCCGCGTCCGTGAATTCCTGCATCGCCCGCCCCCGAGTTCCGCATGCTTTCCATCGCCGACGTGATCGTGCATTTCGACTGCACCAACAATATAAATCGACATTTCTTACTCCTTAGCTTGTTGACCGGATTTACACCGTACCTGAGTCCGTGGCAGTTTTAGTTGGTGCAGGAGTACGGCAGCAGGCTCTCGGTCAAAAGACCTGCGCCGCATGGTCCAGTTCCCCGCCACCTTCGCGGAGGCGCGGATTGTCGTATATCCCTGATACGACAATGGAGCTGGACGCACTACATTGCCTTGATCCCCTTGAAAGACGCGCTCCAATTAGATCCAGGTTGGCGCGTATTCTTTGGCATAGCGCTCGCCGAAACCGCCTTCAGGTAGAATTTCCTTGATCTTGGCCAGGTCTTCCGCCGTCAGCACCAGATCGGCAGCACCGATGTTTTCCGCGACGCGCTCCGCCTTGCGAGAGCCGGGGATCGGCACGATGTTGTTGCCCTGAGCGAGCAACCACGCGAGCGCCAATTGCGAAACGGTGGCGCGCTTCGACGTGGCAAGCTCTTTCAACTGGCGGACGGCTTCGACGTTCTTCTCGAAATTTCCGGGCTGCCAGCGCGGATCGCCCCGACGCATATCGGTCTCTTCATATTCGGCGGCCGGCTTGACGGCACCGGTGAGAAAGCCGCGGCCGAGCGGCGAGTAGGGGACAAAGCCGATACCGAGCTCGCGCAAAAGCGGGAACAGGACTTCCACGTCGCGCTCGAACACCGAATATTCGGTCTGCAGCATTGCGACTTCCTGCACTGCGTGAGCCTTGCGGATCGTTTCGGGACCAGCTTCGCTCAATCCGAAATGCTTGACCTTGCCCTCGGCGATCAGGTCCTTGACGGTGCCGGCCACATCTTCGATCGGCACGTTTGGATCAACCCGGTGCTGGTAAAGCACATCGATATGATCGACACCCAGATAGCGCAGGCTGTTCTCGGTGACTTCGCGAATGTGCTCGGGACGACTGTCGGTCCCATAGGAACGGGTGAACCCAAATTTTGTAGCCAGCACCACGTCGTCGCGGAAGCCTTTGACGGCGCGGCCGATGAACTTCTCGTTTTCGCCCCAGCCATAAAGCTCGGCCGTATCGAAGAACGTCACGCCGAGATCATGGGCACGACGGATTGTCGCCAGTCCAGCCTGCTCGTCGGCGGCCCCGTAGGCCAGATGAAAGCCCATGGCACCGTAACCGATGCTAGAGACTTCCGGGCCGTTGGTGCCCAATTTACGTTTTTGCATGATCGTATCCTTCATTTGTGAGAGCTATCTGGGTTAAATGTGTCAACAACGGCTGAGACCTGCAGAGTGACCAGGATCCAGCCGGCGATGGAGGTCCGGAGGCGGCCAAAGCTGCCAACCGGATCGGTCGTCAGCTTTCAGCGCGCGACTTCGCGAATGATCCTAATGGGCGGCATTGGCGGGAAACTCGTCCTCGTGCCCTGAGGCGGTCGGGGATTAAAGGGGACGGAGGCAATCAAGCCTTCCTTTCCTGCGTCGGATTAATTGCCTCCGTCCCCTGGTACCACTCAGTGCGGGAAGACCCGTGCACAATTGGCGCTCGACGTAGACAGTGTCACCGTCTACCCCGCACGAAATCACATCCCACTTGGCCTTCGATGTCTTCGGGAAGAAGGCTCCGAAATAGTCCCGGATGACTTCTCTGCCCACCATCGCGGGGTCTGGGAATTTGAGGAAATACTGACCGTCGGGAGTGAAGCACACTCCGAGTTTCACTGCGTCACGTTCATTGACTGCACCGAGGAACCTGCTTATGATGTCTGGTACCGTTGCCATGGTTAAACCACCCTTCGTTTGGTTGATAAGCCCTTTCGCCAAGCGCAAATCCTCGCAGGAAAAAATCTTACGTTCCAGTCTTGAATTGGCATCATACGCCAAATTTGGCACTGAGTGTCAATCAGATGGACTATAACAAACATGGAAAAAACAAAAAGTTTAGGTACGCCTTTGCAGCGGCTGAAGAGCGATGCGGTCTCCGCCTCGATCGCCGCATGTGCGTTGGCGCTGTTCGACGAAAAAGGGTTCGACAGCGTAACCGTCGATGAGATCGCCGCTGCAGCCGGCATCTCCCGGCGCAGCTTTTTTCGCTACTTTTCGACCAAGGAGGACGCCGTGGTGGGAACCCACGTGGCGTTCGGACCGAGGGTCGTGGCCGCATTCGCTGCTCGTCCGTCGAGCGAGGGAGTATGGACATCGTTGCGGCAGGCATTCGAAGTGATTGCCGACAAGGTCGCCGAGGATCCCGAAGCCGCCGCCCGGACGATGCGGGTCGTCGATACCACGGCGAGTTTGCGCGCCCACAATATGGAGAAGCATAGCCTCTGGGCGGTCGATCTCACCCCGGAAGTCGCCAAGCGGCTCGGCGATGTCGAGAATCATCGCACCGAAGCCGCCGCCCTGGTCTATTCCTCCCTCGCTTGCCTTGATGTCGCGCTGTCGCGATTTGCACGTGATCCCCATGCGGCGCCGATATACCAGTTGCTCGACGAGGCATTCGGTGCGCTTGCCGCGCATTGCAGGGGCTGAGGCGCGTTCGGCGCGTGCAAGGCTACCCGGATGCCGGGTTATGCAGCGGTGGGTTCCGGAACAGCAAGTCCTGTTCCGTTCCGAGCGGTTGACCGCGACCCGCTATGGGCGGGTAACCGTATAGCGTTTAACTCCGTGTCATCATGCGTTGCAAATTCCCCTCCATTGAGGGTGGGCATCATCTGATTATCAGCAGGGATCAATGGCTGCTCGCCATATAGATTAAAGGTGACGCTGCGTTAGGCCAACACTAGCATCCTGGGCCGCAGCCGGCACCGCATGGTGCGCGTCGAACGCTAGCTTGTAGCTGCCACTTGACTGGCGCCCCTATTCATGTGCGCAGGGAGGGGCAACGCGGCGTCGATAGTTTCGGTTGCCATCACCGTTTCGCTTTCGAAACCTACACCAAATAGCGTTGGTTTCAACCTCCAGTCACGTATATCCAGCGATGCGGGAGCTTAAAAGTCACCGCATGGTTAATGCCAATGAAGTGTTGAGATGTGCTGCCTGGCCTATTTTAAAGTGCTGGGTGCAGGCAAAGCAAAAATGGTATATGATGATCGTCATGCAAAAGAAATATACCAAAAGCGCAGTCAGGAGTCGCAAAGAAATTTCGCACGATCGCATCGTCGAGGTGGCGGCGCGTGCAATCCGTCGTAGCGGCTATGATGGTACCGGCGTGGCGGACATCATGAAGGAGGCCGGTCTGACGCACGGAGGCTTCTACGCGCACTTCGCATCGCGCGATGCTTTGTTGGTCGAGGCAGGCGATCGAGCGTGTGCGGATTCGGTTGCGTTGGCGTCGCGTGTTGTGGCGGCAGCGCCACCCGGACAGGCGCTGCAAGCGATCATGCAGGCCTATCTGTCACCTGAACATATCAGTGCGATTGAGACAGGGTGTCCGGTCTCGGCGTTGGGATCGGAAATGCCACGCCAGTCACCTGAAGTGCGGCATGCCGCCACCTTGCACATCAAGGAGATGATCGATCTGATTGCGCGCCAGTTACCTGACTGGGGCAAGCAGCAGACGCATGAACAGGCAATGGCGCTGCTATGTGCGCTGATCGGTACCACCATGATAGCGCGCGCGGTCGACGATCCGGCACTGTCTGAGGCATTGCGGGCTGCTACGATGAAACAATTTACCCCTGCGGCCGAATAAGCATTTCGGCTTTTTTTTGAAACAAAATATGATGCGTATCATATTTTAATGCAGCAAGCTGGCCAGCAAGCCATTTTTAACCCCTGAGAGGAACAACAATGTCTACATCTTCCCGAAAAACTGCAGTGATCACCGGCGCCTCGTCGGGGATAGGTGCGGTGTATGCCGACCGTTTCGCCCAACGCGGCTATGACTTGGTACTGGTTGCCAGGCGCGGAGAGCGCCTGCAATCGCTGGCCACTACGATTGCTACGACGCATGGGGTAAGAGTCACGCCACTTGTCGCCGACTTGGCGACGGACGAGGGTCAAGCCAGCGTGGCGGAAGTGCTGGCGACCAATCCGGCGGTAAGCGTATTGGTCAACAACGCCGGCATTGCACGGTTGGCTCCGATCGCTGGCGGCGCGCTGCAAGATTCCATAGCGCAAATTGCGCTGAACATCACCGCGTTGACGCGCTTGGCGCACGCAGCCTTGCCGGGAATGAAAGCGCGGAACGAAGGCTTGATCATTAATGTCTCCTCGGCACTGGCGCTGCATTCCTTGCCGATCAGTGCAGTGTACAGCGGCACCAAAGCGTTTGTTCTGAGTTTCAGCCGTGGGCTGCAGCAGGAATTGCTAGGCACTGCAGTAACGGTGCAGGTCGTGCTTCCGGCGGCCACGGCCACTGAGGTCTGGGACCAGTCCGGCGTACCGCTGGCCACGCTGAATCCCGATACCGTCATGTCGACAGGCGCGATGGTAGATGCCGCGCTGTCCGCGCTCGACAAGGGCGAAAGTATGACCTTGCCTGCAGTGGCCGACGTCGCCGTCATCGAACGTTTTGAAGCGGCGCGTGCCGAACTTTTTTCCAGCACCAATACCGGCAAGGTCGCACCGCGATTGCTGCCGGCCTGATTCACATTTACTCCTACAATGAAAGATAAACATGTTATTTGAAGCCTTCGATTTGCGTGGCACCCAGCTCAGCAACCGCGCCGTGATGGCGCCGCTTACTCGCCAGCGTGCGCTCGAGCACAACACACCAAACAGCTTGATGGCCACCTACTATGGCCAGCGTGCATCAGCTGGACTCATCATCACCGAAGGCACCTCGCCGTCGCCCAACGGCCTGGGATATGCCCGCATGCCTGGCTTGTTCAACGAAGCCCAGGCAGAAGGCTGGAAGTTGGTGACCGAGGCCGTTCATGCCAAAGGTGGCAAGATCGTCCTGCAAGTCATGCATTCCGGACGGGTAAGCCATCTCGCTAACATGCCTGGTGGCGCGGAAGTATTGGGGCCTTCAGCAGAGGTGTGCCCTGGCGAAATGCGCACCGATACCGTTGGCATTCAAGCCCATACGCCGCCGCGTGCGATGACCGAGGCGGACATCGCCAGCACCATCGATGAGCATGTGCACACGGCACGGTTGGCTGTAGCCGCTGGTTTTGATGGTATTGAATTGCATGGGGCTAACGGTTACCTGATCGAACAATTCCTCAATCCACATATCAACCGTCGCACGGATGGCTATGGTGGCAGCATTGAAGGACGCAACAGGCTGCTGCTGGAGATCGCCAAAGCGACGGTGAAGGAGATCGGTGCCGCCCGCGTCGGCGTTCGACTGTCGCCTTATGGTGTCGTCAACGCCACCGCCGCCTTTGACGGCGTGGACCAGCAGTATATTGCGCTGGTCAAGCAATTGTCTGCGTTGGGTCTGATGTACGTACACGTACTGGATCATTCCGCCAGTGGTACGCCGCCGGTGCCGGAGGCACTGAAATCGGCGCTGCGTGCTGCGTTCCACGGCCCCTTCATTCTCGCCGGGGGCTTCAACAAGACTAGCGCGGAACAGGCGCTTAACGAGGGTATTGCCGACTTGATCGCCATGGGACGGCCGTTCCTGTCCAATCCCGACCTGGTCGCGCGTATGCGTCAGGACGAGCCCTTGAATCCCCTCGATCCCGCAACGTTGTACACCGGTGGTGCGCAGGGCTATACCGACTATCCGGCGCTGGCGGGATGATGCGATGAAACTCAGCTTCCACCATCTGGCGATATTGACCTCGCTACTTTTTCTTGCCTTGGCGCTCGTGTGGATGTTTGAGCCGCAGCGGGTGTTAGTGGGATGGGGGATCGCGGCTACATCAGTGACCGACCTGGTCGGGCGTCGCGCGGCGGCTCTCTATGCTGGTATTGCAGTGATGTTCTGGTTGGCCAGAAACGCGTCAGCATCGCTGGCACGCTCGGCGATGAGCAAGGGACTGGCGGTGGCCTCTTTTGTACTGGCATCGCTGGGTATTTTTGAGCTGGCAGCCGGCCATGTAAGGGCTGGCATCCTAGCCGCTGTTGTGATTGAACTCTTGCTCGCGCTGGCGCTGTTACACGTAAAACCGAGCAGCATCGTAGACCTTGCACCGCAGAGCGCAGGGACAATTCTGCGCGGCGGAGAGGCGGCAGTCTTGCCAGCATAGCTTGAACATACATAAAAAGAGGGGAACGATGAAAGCACTCGTCCTGAAAGGTTACTCAGCGGTACAAACCATTTCATGCACGCGTATTTCAAATCATATTTATGTGTGCCCAGCCGCCGCTGTGTTTTTTACCGACCTGCCTTTCACCAAGGACAGGCATCTACTGAGGGACTAGCAATGAGTAAAGACATCTTCATCTGTTCACCCGTTCGCAGCGCGATCGGCAGCTTCGGCGGTTCGTTGAAAGACACGCCGGCCAGCGCGCTCGGCGCCCACGCCATCGCGGCCACCCTGCGCCGATCCGGGTTGGACCCCGCATTGGTCGATTCGGTGGTAATCGGCAATGTCGTCCAGGCTGGCAACGGCATGAACATTGCACGGCAAGCTGCAATCGGCGGCGGCTTGCCCGTGGCCGTGCCGGCGCTGACCGTGAACCGGGTGTGCGGGTCGGGCGCCCAAGCGGTCGCCACCGCCTATGCGGAAGTTGCCTCCGGCCTGTCGCGGATGGTCATCGCCGGCGGCGCCGAGAACATGGATCGCGCGCCGTACTTGTTGCCTGGCATGCGCTTTGGCGCCCGCATGGGTAACGCTGAAGCGATCGACGCGCTGCTGCTCGATGGCCTGCACGACGCTTTCTCGACGCGCCATTCAGGCTGGCATACCGAAGACCTGGTGCAAAAGTACGGCCTCACGCGGGAGGCGCAAGATGCCTTCGCGGCGCAAAGTCAGCTGCGCTTTGCCGCGGCTCAGGCCGCAGGCTGGTTCAGCGACGAGATCGAGCCACTGATCTTGAATGGAAAAAAAGGGTCCAATTGCCTTCGCAGTCGATGAGTCCGG
It encodes the following:
- a CDS encoding nuclear transport factor 2 family protein encodes the protein MATVPDIISRFLGAVNERDAVKLGVCFTPDGQYFLKFPDPAMVGREVIRDYFGAFFPKTSKAKWDVISCGVDGDTVYVERQLCTGLPALSGTRGRRQLIRRRKGRLDCLRPL
- a CDS encoding alkene reductase; translated protein: MLFEAFDLRGTQLSNRAVMAPLTRQRALEHNTPNSLMATYYGQRASAGLIITEGTSPSPNGLGYARMPGLFNEAQAEGWKLVTEAVHAKGGKIVLQVMHSGRVSHLANMPGGAEVLGPSAEVCPGEMRTDTVGIQAHTPPRAMTEADIASTIDEHVHTARLAVAAGFDGIELHGANGYLIEQFLNPHINRRTDGYGGSIEGRNRLLLEIAKATVKEIGAARVGVRLSPYGVVNATAAFDGVDQQYIALVKQLSALGLMYVHVLDHSASGTPPVPEALKSALRAAFHGPFILAGGFNKTSAEQALNEGIADLIAMGRPFLSNPDLVARMRQDEPLNPLDPATLYTGGAQGYTDYPALAG
- a CDS encoding TetR family transcriptional regulator, which gives rise to MEKTKSLGTPLQRLKSDAVSASIAACALALFDEKGFDSVTVDEIAAAAGISRRSFFRYFSTKEDAVVGTHVAFGPRVVAAFAARPSSEGVWTSLRQAFEVIADKVAEDPEAAARTMRVVDTTASLRAHNMEKHSLWAVDLTPEVAKRLGDVENHRTEAAALVYSSLACLDVALSRFARDPHAAPIYQLLDEAFGALAAHCRG
- a CDS encoding DUF1330 domain-containing protein, which gives rise to MQEFTDAGFELEGLSVDGNPKIYEGTQPADHLMLFKFKSREDYEAFVASETYQKALPLRLASSTTRFMMAMDSM
- a CDS encoding SDR family oxidoreductase; this encodes MSTSSRKTAVITGASSGIGAVYADRFAQRGYDLVLVARRGERLQSLATTIATTHGVRVTPLVADLATDEGQASVAEVLATNPAVSVLVNNAGIARLAPIAGGALQDSIAQIALNITALTRLAHAALPGMKARNEGLIINVSSALALHSLPISAVYSGTKAFVLSFSRGLQQELLGTAVTVQVVLPAATATEVWDQSGVPLATLNPDTVMSTGAMVDAALSALDKGESMTLPAVADVAVIERFEAARAELFSSTNTGKVAPRLLPA
- a CDS encoding aldo/keto reductase, whose amino-acid sequence is MQKRKLGTNGPEVSSIGYGAMGFHLAYGAADEQAGLATIRRAHDLGVTFFDTAELYGWGENEKFIGRAVKGFRDDVVLATKFGFTRSYGTDSRPEHIREVTENSLRYLGVDHIDVLYQHRVDPNVPIEDVAGTVKDLIAEGKVKHFGLSEAGPETIRKAHAVQEVAMLQTEYSVFERDVEVLFPLLRELGIGFVPYSPLGRGFLTGAVKPAAEYEETDMRRGDPRWQPGNFEKNVEAVRQLKELATSKRATVSQLALAWLLAQGNNIVPIPGSRKAERVAENIGAADLVLTAEDLAKIKEILPEGGFGERYAKEYAPTWI
- a CDS encoding TetR/AcrR family transcriptional regulator gives rise to the protein MMIVMQKKYTKSAVRSRKEISHDRIVEVAARAIRRSGYDGTGVADIMKEAGLTHGGFYAHFASRDALLVEAGDRACADSVALASRVVAAAPPGQALQAIMQAYLSPEHISAIETGCPVSALGSEMPRQSPEVRHAATLHIKEMIDLIARQLPDWGKQQTHEQAMALLCALIGTTMIARAVDDPALSEALRAATMKQFTPAAE
- a CDS encoding GH32 C-terminal domain-containing protein; this encodes MSLRTVDGRVRLVQQPVAELQRLRTDLLYKATTLSVPADAQSMEPQIHKGGALELEMQLKPGKARLAGVRLHNGAQGQRIDVGYDREQGVLYLDRSHAGDTTSLTGFSKRQVAPMALRDGQLRLRILFDTASVTVFAGEGEAVLSSQIFPDPATPRLSLFSLGASAEVKDIKLWALSSIWGVPK